A window of Microbacterium hominis genomic DNA:
CGGTCCCCCGCTCACCGCGACCACGGCGTCACACCGACGAGTACGCGACGATGCCGCGCCGCACCGCCTCGAGCGCCCTGCGGGCGGTCGAGGCGAGGTCGGGTTCGGCGACGATCGAGAGCTGGTCGAGCAGATCGATCGTCTGCTTGGCCCAGCGCACGAAGTCGCCGGCGGCCATGTCGGCATCGTCGAGCACCCGCTCCAGCGGCAGTCCGCGGGCCCAGCCGTACATGGCCTGGGCGAGCCCCGCCGCCACGGGCTCGGAGCCGGGCAGTCGGCTGTCGCGCTCGAGGTCGTCCAGTCGCTGCCACAGCTCCTGCGTCGACGCCAGCGCCCGACGGAACGCCCCGCGCGGCAGCGCGTGATCGCCGGGTGCGCCGTCGTCGCGCCGCGGCTCGTAGACCAGGCAGCACGCGAGAGCCGCGAGGGACGCGGCATCCACGTCGTTCCACAGTCCGAGGCGGAGGCACTCGGCGACGAGGAGATCGCGCTCGCCGTAGATGCGGCGCATGGTGCGGCCGGCGTCGGTGAGCTCTGCGCGCTCGCCGTCGAGCCGCACGTAGCCGAGCGCCGCGAGCACATCGATCACGCGGTCGAACACGCGCGCGACGGTGCCGGTGCGGGTCTCGATCTGGCGGCGCGTGCGGTCGATCTCGCGCTTGAGCTTCCAGTACCGCTCGGCCCAGCGGGCGTGGTGCTCCCGTTCGGGGCACTGGTGGCACGGGTGTCGCTGCATGCGCCGGCGCAGACCGCCGATCTCCCGCAGACGCTTGTCGCGCGTGGACCGAGATGCGGTGGCATCCTTGCGGTTGAGCTTCTCCAGGTCGCTGAGCTCTCGCCGGATCGAGGAGTACTCCGCGAAGTCGCCGCGATCGCACGTCATCGACTTCTCGTACCCGGCGAGCGACTCCTCCTGCTCCTTGACGCGGCGGGCGAGGCCGACCACCGCCCGGTCGGCCTGGAACTGGGCGAACGACGACTCCAGGATCTCGCGGGCCTGGGCGCGGCCGAACTGATCGATGAGGTTCACCGCCATGTTGTACGTGGGCCGGAAGCTCGAGTTGAGTGGATAGGTGCGTCGCGAGGCGAGCGCGGCGACCGCCTGCGGATCGACGCCTTCCGTCCACTGGATGACGGCGTGACCTTCGACGTCGATGCCGCGCCGCCCCGCCCTCCCGGTCAGCTGCGTGTACTCGCCCGATGTGATCGCGACCCGCGCCTCGCCGTTGAACTTCTCGAGCTTCTCCAGCACCACGGTGCGCGCGGGCATGTTGATGCCCAGGGCCAGCGTCTCGGTGGCGAACACGACCTTCACCAGCTTGCGCTGGAACAGCTCCTCGACCACCTCCTTGAAGGCGGGGAGGAGGCCGGCGTGGTGCGCGGCGACGCCGCGCTCCAGGTTGTCGAGCCACTCGTCGTAGCCGAGCACGGCGCGATCCTCGTCGAGGATGGTGCGCGTGCGATCCTCCACGATCGAACGGATCGTGACGCGCTCCTCGTGACTGGTGAGCCGGACTCCGCCCCGGCGCACCTGCTGCACCGCGGCGTCGCAGCCCACGCGGCTGAAGATGAAGAAGATCACCGGCAGGAGGTTGGCGCGCGCGAGCAGCTGCACGACATCGGGGCGGTCGAGGCGCTCGATGCGGCGCACGTTCGCCGACCGCACCGGCCGCTTGCCGCCCCGGTGCGGCCGGCGCGCCGAGGAACCGTATCCGTCCCGGTCCCGCGCGCTGCGCATCTGCTGCGCCTGGCGATTGCCCTGGTACGTCGGTCCCTTGAACGACCGGATGCGCATCAGCTCTTGATTGACCTGTGCCGTGGCCACTCCGGCGCGATCGTCGAACAGGGGCAGCAGATCACCGCGGACGAGCACATGCTGCTCCAGCGGGACCGGTCGCGTCTCCGAGACGATCACCTCGGTGTCTCCACGAACGGTGTCCAGCCAGTCGCCGAACTCCTCCGCGTTCGACACGGTGGCCGACAGCGACACGAGCTTGACGCTCGCCGGCAGGTGGATGATGACCTCTTCCCAGACCGCGCCGCGGAAGCGGTCGGCGAGATAGTGCACCTCGTCCATCACCACGTACCGCAGCCCCCGCAGGGCGGGCGAGTCCGCGTACAGCATGTTCCGCAGCACTTCCGTGGTCATCACCACGACGCGCGCGCTGCCGTTGATGTTGGTGTCGCCGGTGAGCAGCCCGACCTCGTCGGCGCCGTAGACCTCCTGGAGCTCTCGGAATTTCTGGTTGGACAGGGCCTTCATCGGCGTCGTGTAGAAGGCCTTGTCACCGGGCTCGCGCATCGCCAGATGCACCGCGAACTCGCCGACGATCGTCTTACCCGCGCCTGTGGGCGCGGCCACAAGCACGCTCCGCCCGTCTTCGAGGGCGCGGCATCCCTCGAGCTGGAACGGGTCGAGGATGAATCGCTGGCCCGCCGCGAAATCCGCGGTGATCGGATGGCTCCGATCCTGGCGCGCGCTCTCGCTCGCGCGCGCATAGCGCTCGGCCGGATCGGCCGCCGTCACTCGCCGGCCTCGGGCGGCAGGAACGCCGCCTCGCGCTTGGCCCGACGCCGATCGAACAGGAGGGAGATGCCGGCCGCCGCGAAGAAGAGCAGCATCATGATGCCGGCCAGCAGGAATGTCGTCGCCACATCTGCCGGCGGTGTGGCCAGCGCGGCGAACACGACCGAGACGATCACCGCGATGCGCCATCCGTGCAGGATCGCCTTGCCGGAGACGATCCCCGCGAGGTTCAGCGCGACGAGGAAGACCGGCAGCACGTACGCGACGCCCACGAACAGCAGCAGCTTGAACACGAAGTCGTAGTAGTACGACGCGTCGTAGAACGCGGCCGCACCATCGGGCACGAACTGCGCCATGAGGCTGACGATGTTCGGCATCACGTACAGTCCGGTCGCCGCGCCCAGGAAGAACAGGGGCACGGCGGCGCCGAGGAACCCGACCGTGTAGCGGATCTCCTTGCGGGTGAGTCCGGGCATGACGAACGCCCACACCTGCCACAGCCAGATCGGCGCCGACAGCAGGAGACCGATCGCGATGGACATCCGCAGCCGCAGGTCGAAGCCCGAGGTGACGGTGCTGAACATGAGCTCCACCTTCGCGCCCTCGCCGCGGTCGTCCGCGACCATGCGGATGGGCTCCGTGATCAGCGTCAGCACCGGATCGGTGATGATGAACGCCACCACCATGCCCACGACCAGCGCGATGGCGCCGATCATGAGGCGCTTGCGCAGCTCGACGAGGTGTCCGCCCAGCGACATGCGCTTGTCACGCCGCGGCGAGTCGGCATCCTCCACGCGCGGCGGTCCCGCCGTCACCACCCTCAGCTGCTTGCGCTGGGAGTGCTGCCCGCGTCGGGGCGAGCCTTCTCCGAAGCCTCGGACGTCGTCGGTGCCGGCTTCGCCGTCTCGGTGTCGCCCGTGCGGGCGGCGTCCTCGTCTTTCATCGCCTTCATCTCACCCTTGAAGACGCGTGCGGACTGTCCCATGCTCTTGGCCAGAGCGGGCAGCTTCGCCGCACCGAACAGGAGCAGGATGACGGCCAGGATCAGCAGCCACTGCCAGCCTTGAATGCCCATGGGAAAGTCCTTTCGAGGGGTTCGCCTTAGTGTAACCCCGGCCGAGGCGCGAGAGTCGTCACCCGGCGCCCGGCCGGTGAACGTCAGCGGTACTGCTCGAGTGCGGCTCGTGCCCATTCGGCCGCAGCCTGTCGCGCCGAGGCGGGCTCGAGGATCTCCACCAGTCCGCCGCGGCGCGCCGCGAGGCGGCGCAGCGCCGTCTCATCCGGCATCCGCATCGTCGCGACCGCGAACGCGCCGTCTTCCTCGATCGTCGCGCCGTCGAGGAACTCGCCCAGCAGCGGCGCGACATCCCTGGGGAAGCGGATGCGGGCGACCGCTCCGCGATCGCGATCGGCGAACCACGCCGGGACCTGCTCCTGGGCGTGGGTGATCGGGATGTCGGTGAGGGCGATGTCGCTGACACGGTCGAGATGGAACGTGCGCATCGCCTGGCGCAGGTGGCACCAGCCCTGCAGGTACCACTGGCCGCTGGCCACGTTGACCTTCACCGGATCGACGGTGCGCGTGGTGGGCGCCGCGTCGGGCGCCTTGTACGTGAACGACACGGCGACGCCGCTCGCGAGCGCCTCGGCGACCGTGATCCGCACATGGTCGACCGGTCCTGGGGCGACGATCACCTCCGCCGGCGTGCCCGACCCGCCGCGCGACAGCTTGGCCAGCAGCCCCTCGTAAAGGGCGGAGTCGCCGACCCCGGGGATGCTCCGCGCCAGCTGAAGGCCCGCCAGCAGCGCCGCGACCTCCCGCGCCGTGAGCCGCGGGACGCGCTCCAGGCCCACCGTGTTGGTGATGACGATGAGATCCTGCGTGTCGAGGAGGTCCCAGTCGATATCGAACAGGTCATTGGGCATCTGGTAGAAGCCGGCCTCGCCCGGGCGCCCGAGGATCGTGATCTTCTCGACCATCCCCCGCATCTGCTCCGGCTCCACCGCGAAGGCGTCGGCGGCTTCCGCGAGGGAGACCTCGCCCTTGCCGATGAGATACGGCACGAGCTGAAGGTAGAGGGCGGCACGGTCGACGGCCATCGACGGCATGGGACTCATGCGGCATCCCCCTCCGTGCGGGCGTTCGCCGCCGCCGCCGCTTCCAGCCGCGTCACGACGAGGTCGCGCAGCGTCGCGGGCTCGACGACCCGCACCTCGGGTCCGTACGAGGCGAGCTCGTCGGCGAAGATGTGCGCGTCGACGTAGGGCACGCGGATGCCCTGGTCCGCCGGAGCGGACCGCCGCCCCAGACGCAGCGCCGCCTCGGTGCCCGGATCGACCTCCAGCAGCGCGGACTGGCGCTGTGCCAGCTGCGCGAGCCCACGCAGCGCCCGCGCGCCCGCGCCCTCCACGAGTGCCGCGTCGAACGCGGTGCGGGTCGTGCGCACCGGGCCGACGATGCGCGAGAGCAGGAACGTGCGGTCGGCCTCCATGTCGATGTCATAGCCGTACACGTGCCAGCGCCCCTCGTATTCGAGCAGCGCGAGGGGCTTCAGATGGCGCGTGCGCGGCGCGGTGCCTCCGGGCATGAGGTAGGGGAAGACCACCACCTGCAGCCGCTCGATCGCCCGGTTGAGAGGGTCGAACGCCGCTTCGTTCACGGCGATGCGCGGGGCGAAGCCCTGGATCGGCTGGTCCACGGCGATCCCCAGCGCGCGGATCTTGCGCACGCCGCTGCGGGCGTCCTCCGACATCGAGCTCTCGCTCCAGACACCGCCTGCCAGGGTGAGCAGCGCCAGCTCGGCGGGAGTGAAGGAGATGTCGACGGGGAGCTCGTACTCGGCCGTGGGCACCCGGTAGCGCGCCTCGCGGAGGTCGTCGGGGTCGGCGGAGTCGCCGATGGTCTCGATCGGAACGCCCAGCCGGCGGAGATTCTCCTTGTCGCGCTCGAACATCTTCTCGAGCGCGTCCTTGCCCACTCCCGCGCCCGCCTGTTCGCGGTAGCCGGCGACCGACGCCAGGATCGTCTCCTTGGTCAGGCCCTGGTCGGTCGCCGTCAGGGCGACGACGAGGTTGACGAGCCGCTCCTCGGGGGACTCTTCGCGGGGGCTTTGGCGGGCACTCCCTCATCCTAGGACGGGGTCGCGGCCACGCCGGCGACCGGAGCGGATCAGGCGGCGGGCTCGTCGATGCCGAGGATGTCGATGACGAAGACGAGCGTCGATCCGGCCGGGATCGACCCCTGCTCCTGGTCGCCGTAGCCGAGCTCCGGCGGGACGACGACCATCACCTGGGAGCCGACGGTCTGACCCTCCAGCGCGGCGGCGAAGCCCGGCACGACGCCGTCGAGCTCGAAGCTGGCCGGCTCGCCGTCCCACGAGGTGTCGAACACCGCGCGGTCGGCCCAGGTCACGCCCGTGTAGTGGGCGCGCACCGGCGCACTGCCGTCGACGACGTCGCCGTCGCCCTTCTTGAGCGTCTGGATCACGAGCTCGTCCGGGGCATCCGCCTCGGGCATGATCACGCCCGGTCGGCCGTCGGGTGCGCGCACGACGGCGGGAAGGCCCAGGCCGCTGTTGAACTGAAGTGCGCCGTCCGCCTTCGGAAGGTAGAGCTTGCGGATGTCGACGACCGCGATCGCCGCGTCGTCCTCGGCAAGCCCCAGGCTCGCGGCGGTCTCGGCCTCGACATCGCCCGGCGCGAGCGCGATCGCCACGCGCGACCCCTCGGTGGCGCAATCGAGCGCCGTCTCGAAGCCCGGGAACGACTGCAGCCACTGCGACATCGACAGCACTCGCGTGAGGTCTCCGTCGTACGGGGTGGAGACGATCGTCTCGCCCGTCGAGCCGTTCACCAGGGTGACATCGATCACCCCGAGCTGGTCGTCGGAGGTGAGCGCGACCCCCTCGCCGGTCTCGACGTCCTCATACGCGGTCGCCTCGAAGCGCAGCGGCGTATAGGTGTCGACGCGGGCGGCCGCATCGGTGGAGCCCGACACGGAGATGAGCTCCATCGTCTCCGCGCCGGATACGGCAGGGCGTTCGCAGCCCGCCCCGGTGCCCGGAAGGGAGCACCCGGTCAGGCCGACGACGGCGAGGGCGATGATCGCGGAGGCAGCGGGGATCTTGCGCACCGGAACAGTCTAGATGCGCCGCACCTCAGTCCTGCGACGCAGCCTGCCGAGCGCCGTCGGCAGCCTTCTGCGCCTCGCGCACGCGCTTGCGGAGGTTCTTGTCGGTGATCTGGCGATCTCCGACGGCGCCGGGCGTCCACAGCTCGACATCCTCGTCGCCGTAGCTCGACTTGGACGCGCGTCGCTTGACCTCCGGCGGCACCGCGCCGGGGGCGAGCCGCCGCGCCCACACGAGGAATCCGGTGTGGGCGACCATGCGATGGTCGGGACGCACGGCGAGCCCCTCGACGTGCCAGCCGCGCACCATCGTCTCGTTGGCGTCGGGCTCGGTGAACAGCCCCGTGCCGCGGATGTACTCGGCGACCCGGCTGAGCTGCGTCGCCGTGGCCACGTAGCAGACCACCACGCCACCCGGAGTGAGGGCGTCGGCGACCACGTCGATGCACGCCCACGGCGCGAGCATGTCCAGCACGACGCGGTCGACGGATGCCGGTTCCACCGCGCCCGGGAGGGACTCGACCAGGTCTCCCACCACGACATCCCAGTTGCCGGGCTCGGCGCCTGTGAAGGTCTCGACGTTCGCGCGCGCGACCTCGGCGAACTCGGGCCGGCGCTCGAACGAGACCAGACGACCCTCGGCGCCGATCGCCCGCAGGATCCACAGCGACAGCGCGCCGGAGCCGACGCCGGCCTCGACCACCGTCGCGCCGGGGAAGATGTCCGCCTCCGCGAGGATCTGCGCGGCATCCTTCGGATAGACGATCGCCGCGCCGCGGGGCATCGACATGACGAAGTCGCGCAGGAGCGGCCGCAGCGCCAGGTACTCGTGCCCGCCGCTGTTGGCGACGACCGAGCCGTCCGGTTGGCCGATGAGGTCGGCGTGGCGCAGCACGCCGTGGTGGGTGTGCAGCTCGCCGTCGGCGCGGAGGGTCACGGTGTGCAGGCGCCCCTTGGGGCCGGTCAGCTGCACGCGATCTCCGACGCGGAAGGGGCCGCTCGGGCGCTGGGTCATCGGTCGTGCTCCTCGGTGCGGTGGGCGGCGTGGAAGGCCGCGATGTCGTGGGCCTGGCGCCCCTCCAGGGTCGGCCAGACGGCGTGCGCCCCGGCGCCCGCGACCGAGACCATGAGCGGCACGCCGATCACCGATGCGCCGGATGCCACGGCCGAGCGCAGCCCGTTGGGCGAGTCTTCGATCGCCACCACCTGGTCGGGGGTGACCCCGAGCGCCTCGCAGGCCTGCAGGTACGGGTCGGGGAAGGGCTTGGGTCGCGTCGCGTCGTCTCCGGCGATCACGACGTCGAAGGCCTCGAAGTCGATCAGGTCGACCACCGTCTGCGCCATGCGCCGCATCGACATGGTGACAAGGCCGGTCTTGATTCCCGCGGCCCGCAGGCTCCGCAGCAGCTCCTGAGCACCGGGGCGGAACGGCACGCCCTTGTCGGCGAGCTGTCCCATCACGTCGTCGGTGAGGTGATCGATGATCTCGCGCACGCCCATGCGCACGCCTGCCTCCTGGAAGATCCGCGCGGAATCCTCGAGTCCGAGTCCGACCAGGCCCAGGGCCTGCTCGTGCGACCAGGTTCCGCCGAAGCTCTCCACGAGCGGGGTCTCGGCGGCCATCCAGTACGGTTCGGTGTCGACGAGCGTGCCGTCCATGTCCCACAGGACGGCGGCGAGAGCGGGCGCATTCACCTGTCGATCCTACCGAGGAGCGTCCCCGAGCACCGGACTCGCCGTCATCGCGGCCCGGCGCGGGCGGGGGGAGCCTATTCTTGAGGGAACCCCGAGCGGGGCGCGGAGGAGGTCGCGTGAACGGACTGGGACGCCGAGTGCTCATCACCGCGTTCGACGGGTGGAACGACGCCGGTGAAGCGGCCTCGTCCGCCGTCGCGCAGCTGAGGGAGGCCGCGGATTACGAACCGGTCTTCTCGGTGGACCCCGAGCTGTACTTCGACTACCAGTACACGCGACCGCACATCTCGGCCGACGCCGACGGCCGCCGCACGCTGCGCTGGCCGGAGGCCACGCTCTATCGCCCGAAGCGGGCCACCCGCGGCACCCAGCTCTGGCTGCTGACCGGTGTCGAGCCGGCGCGGGCCTGGCAGGCGTTCGCGGGCGAGTTCGTCGACGCCGCGCTCGCGGAGGACATCACCGGCATGGTCGCCCTCGGGTCGATGATGTCGGATGTCCCGCACACGCGTCCGATCTCGATCTTCGCGGGCAGCGACAACGAGCAGCTCCGCGTCAGCCAGGGCCTCGAGCGCAGCACCTACGAGGGCCCCGTCGGCATTCTCAGCGCGCTCGGCCATGCCGCCGAGGCGGCCGGAATCCCGACCGCCGCGCTGTGGGCGAGCGTGCCCCATTACGTGGCGGGTCACACGCCGTCGCCGAAGGCGACGCTCGCCCTCCTCGACCGGCTCGAGGACCTCACCGGTGCGCGCATCGACCGCGGCGACCTCGCGACCGCGGCCGCCGCGTGGGAGGCATCCATCGATGCCGCCGCGGCAGACGACGAGGAGATGACCGAGTACATCCGTCAGCTCGAGCGCACCCGCGACACGTGGGACTCGCCCGAGGCGTCGGGCGACGCGATCGCGCAGGAGTTCGAGCGGTATCTGCGGCGCGGCGGCGAAGGTCACGGCAAGCCCGGTCGCGACGATCCCCGCCGCTGACCGGGCCCGTCGGGCCTCAGGCCGAGATCACGCCCATGCTCAGCAGCACCAGCAGGAGTGAGCCGAGCGCGACGCGGTAGACCACGAACGGCAGGAAGCTGCGCTTGGAGATCCAGTTCATGAAGAACGCGATCACACCGAGGGCCACGATGAACGCCACGACCGTGGCGAGGGCCGTCTCGCCGAGGGTGAACACGCCGGGCTGATCCCAGCTCTTGAACAGCTGGTAGAAGCCGCTGCCGAACACGGCCGGGATCGCCAGGAGGAATGCATAGCGGGCGGCGGCGGCGCGCTCGTACCCCATGAACAGACCCGCCGTGATGGTGCCGCCCGAGCGGGACACCCCGGGAATCAGCGCGAGCGCCTGGGCGAAGCCGTAGATCACGCCGTGGCCGACGGTGATGTCCTGGAGCCTGCGGCGCTTGGCCCCCACGTGGTCGGCGATTCCCAGGAGCACACCGAAGAAGATCAGCATCCCGGCCACCAGCCACAGGGAGCGGAACGTCGTCTCGATCTGGTCCTGGAACAGGAGCCCGAGCACGACGATCGGGATGCTGCCGATGATGATGAGCCAGCCCATCTTCGCGTCGGGGTCGTTGCGCGGGATGCGCCCGGCGATCGATCGGAACCAGTTGCCGATGATGCGCACGATGTCGCGCCAGAAGAAGACGACGACGGCCGCCTCGGTGCCGATCTGCGTGATCGCGGTGAATGCGGCACCCGGATCCTCGGCGGAGGGCAGGAACTCGCCGAGGATGCGCAGGTGGGCGCTGGAGGAGACCGGCAGGAACTCGGTGAGTCCCTGGACCAGCCCGAGGATGATCGCCTCGAACAGCATGGATGCCTTTCGGAACGGCGGTGACGACGCGGATCGCGCCGCACCGGGGGTCGTCAGTACGTGCGCAGGAGGTCGGCGAGGACCGTGTGTCCGAAGACCAGCGCGTCGATCGGCACCCGCTCGTCGACCCCGTGGAACATGCCGGTGAAGTCGAGGTCGTCGGGGAGCCGCAGGGGTGCGAAGCCGTAGCCGGTGATGCCCAGGCCCGCGAGGGCCTTGTTGTCGGTGCCACCGCCCATCAGGTACGGGATGACGGGCACGCCGGGATCGTGTCGACCCAGCACTGCCACCATCTCCTCGACGAGATCGCCCGCGAAGGGGACCTCGAGCCCGATGTCGGCGTGCACGACCTCGACCGCGATGTCGGGTCCCACGATGTCCTGGATGTCGGCCAGAGCCGCCTGCTCGGTTCCCGGCAGCACGCGCACGTCGACGAGCGCCTCGGCACGATCCGGGATCACGTTGTGCTTGTAGCCGGCCGTCAACCCCGTCGGGTTGGTGGTCGTGCGCAGGGTCGACCGGAGGAACCCGGATGCCGCGCCCGCGCCGGCGGCCACCGCGTCCGGATCGGCGGGGTCGAGACCGGTGAGCGCGGCAAGGCCGTCGACGGTGCGGCGGGTGGTGTCGGTGAGACGGATCGGCCAGGCGGTGCGCCCCAGGCGCGCGACGGCTTCGGCCAGCGCGGTGACGGCGTTGTCGGGGTGGAAGCTGGAGCCGTGCGCCGCACGGCCGTGGGCGACGAGGCGGATCCACAGCAGGGCCTTCTCCCCCACCTGCAAGAGGTAGGCGCGGCGGCCCGCCGCCGCGATCGAGTAGCCGCCGACTTCGCTGATCGCCTCGGTCGCGCCCGCGAACCAGTGCGGCCGGTCCTGGACCACGAGCGCGGAGCCTTCGACGCCGCCGTTCTCCTCATCGGCGAAGAAGGTGAGGATGAGGTCTCGCTCGGGCTGGTCCCCCGCACGGAGGATGTCGGCGACGGAGGTGAGGATCATGGCATCCATGTCCTTCATGTCGACCGCGCCACGGCCCCACAGCATCCCGTCCTGCACCACGCCGGCGAAGGGGTCGACCGACCAGTCCTCGGCGATCGCGGGCACGACGTCGAGGTGACCGTGCAGCACCAGGGCGGGCTTCTCGCGATCGCGGCCGGGCACCCGCGCCGAGACGTTCGTGCGGCGCGGGATCGGCTCGTAGAACTCCGGCTTCAGCCCGAGTGCCTCGAGGTAGGCGCCCACGTACTCCGCAGCCTCGCGCTCCCCGGCGGCGCGACCGCCGCCGTGGTTCGTGGTGTCGAACCGGATGAGGTCTCGCGCGACGGCGGCCACCTCGGGCAGAGGGGCGTCGGATGCAGCGGGGGCCTCGGGCATGCGCACCAATGTATCGCGGCCGCACCACAGGCCCGTGCACACCCCGACGCGCCCGGGATGCGCGTGGGCCCGCCCCGATTCGTGCGTCTGTCGGGAACGTGGTAATGTCGTTCCTCGGTTGCGAAACCGAAAACCACCTGCGCGGGTGGCGGAATAGGTAGACGCGCTAGCTTGAGGTGCTAGTGCCCGTATAGGGCGTGGGGGTTCAAGTCCCCCCTCGCGCACAGAATGTCCTGAGTCGCGACATCGTTTACACGATGTTGCGACTCAGGGCTTTTTTGTTGGGTTCGTGGTGTTGACGGTGACGGCGTGCTGGTGAGTCGGGTCATCGTTGACGGGCGTTCTCATTGCTTTCGGGGCTGGTAGTTCCGGGTCGGGTCGATGGTGTGTTCGGCGATGATCTCGCCGGTGTTCATGTCGCTGACGGAGACTTCGCGGTCTTTGATGAGCATGAGCACGGGTGTGCCGGCGTGGGCTTTCCCGACGCCGAGGTGGCGGAGTGTGCCGGCGTATCGGACGGTGAGCTTTCCGTGCTGGTCGACTTTGTCGGTGCGGGTCCGCCACTCGGAGGTGGGCTTGCCGTTCGGGGTTGCTTTCGGGAGGGCCTGTAGGCCTGCTCCGGGGTGCGGCGGTTGAGAGAGCGGTGTGGGCGGGCGGTGTTGTACCAGGTGCGGAACTCGTCCAGCAGGGTCTGCAGATGCTCGATGGTGTCGGGTAGCGGGCGGGCGGCGAGCCAGCGTTTCAGGGTCTGGTGGAAGCGTTCGATCTTCCCCTGGGTCTGCGGGTGTCCGGGGCGGCCGTTCTTCTGGGTGATGTGGTGCGCGGCGATCAGTTTCTCGAACCCGCCGCGGGCGCCTTTGTGGCGGGCGAGGCGGGTGGTGAATACCAGTCCGTTATCGGTCAGTGTTGACGCGGGCGGGCCGTATCGGCTGATCAGGTCGGTCATCGCGGTGACGACCATCGGGCCGGTGAACGCGGCTGCGGCGTGGATGGTGAGGAGGTAGCGGGCATGGTCGTCGAGGAAGTCGAGGATCTCGACCCGGATACCGGTGGACAGGTGCCAGTGGGTGATGTCGGCCTGCCAGCACTCGTTGGGCAGATCTGCTTCGAACCGGATGTATGAGGAGCGGGGGCGTTTCTCGGGTGCGGGGGTGATGAGGCCCGCGGTGTGCAGGATGCGGCGGATCGTCGCGGTTGACGGCCCGTGGTGGCCCTCTTGTTCGAGGTGCCATGCGATCGTCGCCGGTCCCGCGTCCGCGCCCGATCTGACCAGCTCGTGTCGCAGCTCGATGACGCGGGTGACCACCGCGTCGGGTGTCGCGCCGGGGCGGGTCTTCGGCGCCCGCGACCGGGGTGTGACACCGTCGGGGCCGTCCGCGTCGTAGCGGCGGACGAGGACGTGCACCCATTGCCGGGTGACTCCGTATCGGGCGGCGGCTTCCGCGTGCGTCAGGCCCTGGTCGCGGACAGCACGGACGATGACAAGATTCTTCGGCTTCACCACCGCATCGTCCCGACGCCGGGGCGTCAACGATGACGCGACTCACCCGTCAACGATCACGACGTCGGTGGTGTCAACGATGTCCCGACTCACGTGTCAACGATCACGAGCCCGATCCACGCGAACAGGCGTCAACGATGTCCTGAAACCAGACACCCCCTCGCGCACAGAAGGAAAAGGGCCCCGAAAGGGGCCCTTTTCCCGTTTCCGGCCTCTGTTCTCCGCGGGCGAGCGGCCGACGTCGCCGGATCCAGCGAGCAGGACGTCAGGCCACGCTGACGCCGAACGCGAGGCCGAGGCCGTACGTCACGGCCGCGGCGCCGAATCCGATCGCGAGCTGGCGCAGGGCGCGCGCGAGCGGCGGCGCACCGCTGAGCAGCCCCACCGTCGCACCCGTCGCCAGCAGCGCGATGCCGACGAGCACGAGTGCGAGCACGACGGCGACCAGTCCGCTCAGGCCGAAGATCCACGGCAGCACCGGGATGATCGCGCCGGACGCGAAGAAGAGGAAGCTGGAGACGGCCGCGCCGAGGGCGCCGCCCACCACCTCATGGGCGTCGCCGTTCTCGTCGGGGAGCCGGTAGGGCTGCGAGCGATCGGCGGAGTGCGCGTCGGCGAGCACCGCCCGCGCACGCTCCAGCGCATCTGGCGTGCTCATCCCCCGCGTGCGGTACACCAGCGCGAGCTCGTTCGCGTCGAGGTCGAGGTCGGGCAGCACGTGGT
This region includes:
- a CDS encoding DEAD/DEAH box helicase, producing the protein MTAADPAERYARASESARQDRSHPITADFAAGQRFILDPFQLEGCRALEDGRSVLVAAPTGAGKTIVGEFAVHLAMREPGDKAFYTTPMKALSNQKFRELQEVYGADEVGLLTGDTNINGSARVVVMTTEVLRNMLYADSPALRGLRYVVMDEVHYLADRFRGAVWEEVIIHLPASVKLVSLSATVSNAEEFGDWLDTVRGDTEVIVSETRPVPLEQHVLVRGDLLPLFDDRAGVATAQVNQELMRIRSFKGPTYQGNRQAQQMRSARDRDGYGSSARRPHRGGKRPVRSANVRRIERLDRPDVVQLLARANLLPVIFFIFSRVGCDAAVQQVRRGGVRLTSHEERVTIRSIVEDRTRTILDEDRAVLGYDEWLDNLERGVAAHHAGLLPAFKEVVEELFQRKLVKVVFATETLALGINMPARTVVLEKLEKFNGEARVAITSGEYTQLTGRAGRRGIDVEGHAVIQWTEGVDPQAVAALASRRTYPLNSSFRPTYNMAVNLIDQFGRAQAREILESSFAQFQADRAVVGLARRVKEQEESLAGYEKSMTCDRGDFAEYSSIRRELSDLEKLNRKDATASRSTRDKRLREIGGLRRRMQRHPCHQCPEREHHARWAERYWKLKREIDRTRRQIETRTGTVARVFDRVIDVLAALGYVRLDGERAELTDAGRTMRRIYGERDLLVAECLRLGLWNDVDAASLAALACCLVYEPRRDDGAPGDHALPRGAFRRALASTQELWQRLDDLERDSRLPGSEPVAAGLAQAMYGWARGLPLERVLDDADMAAGDFVRWAKQTIDLLDQLSIVAEPDLASTARRALEAVRRGIVAYSSV
- the tatC gene encoding twin-arginine translocase subunit TatC gives rise to the protein MSLGGHLVELRKRLMIGAIALVVGMVVAFIITDPVLTLITEPIRMVADDRGEGAKVELMFSTVTSGFDLRLRMSIAIGLLLSAPIWLWQVWAFVMPGLTRKEIRYTVGFLGAAVPLFFLGAATGLYVMPNIVSLMAQFVPDGAAAFYDASYYYDFVFKLLLFVGVAYVLPVFLVALNLAGIVSGKAILHGWRIAVIVSVVFAALATPPADVATTFLLAGIMMLLFFAAAGISLLFDRRRAKREAAFLPPEAGE
- the tatA gene encoding Sec-independent protein translocase subunit TatA, giving the protein MGIQGWQWLLILAVILLLFGAAKLPALAKSMGQSARVFKGEMKAMKDEDAARTGDTETAKPAPTTSEASEKARPDAGSTPSASS
- a CDS encoding helix-turn-helix transcriptional regulator — translated: MSPMPSMAVDRAALYLQLVPYLIGKGEVSLAEAADAFAVEPEQMRGMVEKITILGRPGEAGFYQMPNDLFDIDWDLLDTQDLIVITNTVGLERVPRLTAREVAALLAGLQLARSIPGVGDSALYEGLLAKLSRGGSGTPAEVIVAPGPVDHVRITVAEALASGVAVSFTYKAPDAAPTTRTVDPVKVNVASGQWYLQGWCHLRQAMRTFHLDRVSDIALTDIPITHAQEQVPAWFADRDRGAVARIRFPRDVAPLLGEFLDGATIEEDGAFAVATMRMPDETALRRLAARRGGLVEILEPASARQAAAEWARAALEQYR
- a CDS encoding helix-turn-helix transcriptional regulator, whose product is MGKDALEKMFERDKENLRRLGVPIETIGDSADPDDLREARYRVPTAEYELPVDISFTPAELALLTLAGGVWSESSMSEDARSGVRKIRALGIAVDQPIQGFAPRIAVNEAAFDPLNRAIERLQVVVFPYLMPGGTAPRTRHLKPLALLEYEGRWHVYGYDIDMEADRTFLLSRIVGPVRTTRTAFDAALVEGAGARALRGLAQLAQRQSALLEVDPGTEAALRLGRRSAPADQGIRVPYVDAHIFADELASYGPEVRVVEPATLRDLVVTRLEAAAAANARTEGDAA